One Mesorhizobium loti genomic window carries:
- a CDS encoding GTP cyclohydrolase II, translating into MPYDQKKIVEAIRAFERGEIVVVMDDDGRENEGDLIVAAVHCTPEKMAFIVRNTSGIVCTPMPREEAKRLNLQPMVADNDSAHTTAFTVSVDFKHGTTTGISADDRTLTVRNLANGNVGASDFVRPGHIFPLIAREGGVLMRSGHTEAAVDLCKLAGLPPIGVISELVNDDGTVKRGPQVQAFAEEHGLKQVSVADLIAYRQRKETLVERVACSDIDTLGGKAQVFTYTLPWDTMHHVAVVFGDIRDGEDVPVRLHSEDVVTDVFGTSHRLDGIMKAMGERKRGVIVYLREGSVGVAHQERKRPLSGDREDHEEARRRENEWREIGLGAQILKDLGISSINLIASRERHYVGLEGFGIHIAKTEII; encoded by the coding sequence ATGCCTTACGACCAGAAAAAGATTGTCGAAGCCATCCGCGCTTTCGAACGCGGCGAGATCGTCGTCGTCATGGACGATGACGGGCGCGAGAATGAGGGCGACCTGATTGTCGCCGCCGTCCACTGCACGCCGGAAAAGATGGCCTTCATCGTGCGCAACACCTCGGGCATCGTCTGCACGCCGATGCCGCGCGAGGAAGCCAAGCGGCTCAACCTGCAGCCAATGGTCGCCGACAATGATTCCGCCCACACCACCGCTTTCACCGTCAGCGTCGATTTCAAGCATGGCACGACGACAGGCATTTCGGCCGACGACCGCACGCTGACCGTGCGCAACCTCGCCAACGGCAATGTCGGCGCCTCGGATTTCGTCCGCCCCGGCCACATCTTCCCGCTGATCGCGCGCGAAGGCGGCGTGCTGATGCGTTCGGGCCATACGGAAGCGGCGGTCGACCTTTGCAAGCTCGCCGGCCTGCCGCCGATCGGCGTCATCTCCGAGTTGGTCAACGACGACGGCACCGTCAAGCGAGGCCCGCAAGTGCAGGCTTTTGCCGAGGAACATGGTCTGAAGCAGGTTTCGGTCGCCGACCTCATCGCCTACCGTCAGCGCAAGGAAACGCTGGTCGAGCGCGTCGCATGCTCCGATATCGACACGCTCGGCGGCAAGGCGCAGGTCTTCACCTACACGCTGCCCTGGGACACGATGCATCACGTCGCCGTCGTCTTCGGCGACATCCGCGACGGCGAGGACGTGCCGGTGCGGCTGCATTCCGAGGATGTGGTGACCGACGTTTTCGGCACCTCCCATAGGCTGGACGGCATCATGAAGGCGATGGGCGAACGCAAGCGCGGCGTCATCGTCTATCTCAGAGAAGGTTCGGTGGGCGTCGCCCACCAGGAGCGCAAGCGCCCGCTAAGCGGCGACCGCGAGGATCATGAGGAGGCGCGCCGGCGCGAGAATGAATGGCGCGAGATCGGCCTCGGCGCGCAGATCCTGAAGGACCTCGGCATTTCTTCGATCAACCTGATCGCCTCGCGCGAGCGCCATTATGTCGGCCTCGAAGGCTTTGGCATCCACATCGCCAAGACCGAGATTATCTAG
- a CDS encoding MFS family transmembrane protein: MQNPYSEIFRAPGAKGFAAAGFMARLPIAMAPIGIVAMLSQTRGEYWLAGAVSATFALANAFLAPQISRLVDRLGQTRIVVPTTIISVLAFITLVAAANQDWPVWTLFVSALLAAAMPSMPAMVRARWTELFRGRPEMNTAFAFESAADELVYIAGASLSVGLSAALFPEAGMLASTLFLALGSTAFILQRSTEPQVRPMDQGLSSSAIRLRPVQIITFALIFIGATFATTEVSTVAITKELGQPGAASLVIGVYALGSFVLGIIVGALNLKAPLQRQLAIAVALVALGTLLPLTASSVPLLALTVFISGVAISPTFITAFGLIERHVPEAMLTEGITWVTTGIGIGMALGSFAAGAVVDAFGAQNGFWVSVASGTIALATVLLGQRSLATHRCELDGCEAAAVPAE, from the coding sequence ATGCAAAACCCCTATTCGGAAATCTTCCGCGCCCCTGGAGCCAAGGGCTTTGCAGCGGCCGGCTTCATGGCACGCCTGCCGATCGCCATGGCACCGATCGGCATTGTGGCGATGCTGTCGCAAACGCGCGGCGAATACTGGCTGGCGGGTGCGGTCTCGGCGACATTCGCGCTGGCCAACGCCTTCCTGGCGCCGCAAATATCAAGGCTGGTCGACCGCCTCGGCCAGACGCGGATCGTCGTGCCCACGACAATCATCTCCGTGCTCGCCTTCATCACGCTGGTTGCGGCCGCCAATCAGGACTGGCCGGTTTGGACGCTGTTCGTGTCGGCGCTGCTGGCCGCGGCCATGCCCAGCATGCCCGCCATGGTGCGCGCGCGCTGGACCGAGCTTTTCCGGGGCCGCCCCGAGATGAACACCGCCTTCGCCTTCGAATCGGCGGCGGACGAGCTGGTCTATATCGCCGGCGCATCGCTGTCGGTCGGCCTGAGTGCTGCCCTGTTCCCGGAAGCGGGCATGCTGGCGAGCACGCTGTTCCTTGCCTTGGGCTCGACGGCGTTCATCCTGCAGCGATCGACCGAGCCGCAAGTGCGCCCGATGGACCAGGGCTTGAGCAGCTCGGCGATCCGTCTGCGCCCGGTGCAGATCATCACCTTTGCCCTGATCTTCATCGGCGCGACCTTCGCGACGACGGAAGTGAGCACCGTGGCGATCACAAAGGAGCTCGGTCAGCCCGGCGCCGCCAGCCTCGTCATCGGCGTCTACGCGCTGGGGTCGTTCGTGCTCGGCATCATTGTCGGCGCGCTCAACCTGAAAGCGCCGCTGCAGCGCCAACTTGCCATCGCGGTCGCTCTGGTCGCGCTTGGCACGCTGCTGCCGCTCACCGCCAGCAGCGTGCCGCTTCTGGCGCTGACCGTCTTCATCAGCGGCGTGGCGATCTCGCCGACCTTCATCACGGCCTTCGGCCTGATCGAGCGGCATGTGCCGGAAGCGATGCTGACCGAGGGCATCACCTGGGTGACCACCGGGATCGGCATCGGCATGGCGCTGGGCTCCTTCGCCGCCGGCGCGGTGGTGGATGCGTTCGGCGCCCAGAACGGGTTCTGGGTCTCGGTGGCATCAGGTACGATTGCACTCGCCACCGTGCTGCTCGGCCAACGCAGCCTGGCCACCCACAGGTGCGAGCTGGATGGATGCGAAGCCGCCGCGGTTCCCGCCGAGTGA
- a CDS encoding transcriptional regulator codes for MHRPRKEMIAETRAKLIAAARQAFGTTGYAEASMDDFTASAGLTRGALYHHFGDKKGLLQAVIAEIDAEMAARVNEVASRAPTRWQHFVDECTTYIEMALEPEIQRIMFRDGPAVLGDPALWPNASACVGSMTDHLTALQGEGVVVPGVDPETAARLINGASSQAAQRIANSNDPEATSKMVVAAFKQLLEGLLRKPGS; via the coding sequence ATGCACAGACCCCGCAAGGAAATGATCGCCGAGACGCGCGCCAAGCTGATCGCCGCGGCCCGCCAGGCTTTCGGCACGACAGGCTATGCGGAAGCCTCGATGGATGATTTCACCGCATCGGCCGGGTTGACGCGCGGCGCGCTCTATCATCACTTCGGCGACAAGAAGGGGCTGCTGCAGGCGGTTATCGCCGAAATCGACGCGGAGATGGCTGCCCGGGTGAATGAGGTCGCCTCGAGAGCGCCGACCCGCTGGCAGCATTTCGTCGACGAATGCACAACTTATATCGAAATGGCGCTGGAGCCGGAAATCCAGCGCATCATGTTCCGGGACGGTCCGGCCGTGCTGGGCGATCCAGCACTTTGGCCGAATGCCAGCGCCTGCGTCGGTTCAATGACCGATCATCTGACCGCGCTGCAGGGGGAAGGGGTGGTCGTCCCGGGCGTCGACCCCGAGACCGCGGCACGGCTGATCAACGGGGCGAGCAGCCAGGCAGCGCAGCGGATCGCCAATTCGAACGACCCCGAAGCGACGTCGAAGATGGTGGTGGCGGCGTTCAAGCAACTGCTCGAAGGCCTGCTCAGAAAACCAGGCTCATAA
- a CDS encoding histone deacetylase superfamily protein — protein MATRLYTHPIFLEHITPPGHPERPDRLRAIERVLDDEAFAGLDRVKAPEGDEATILYAHPADFVARVRAAIPEEGLARIDADTTASPKSWQAVITAIGAANAAVDDVFAGRADNVFVAARPPGHHAEKTTAMGFCFFNTAAIAARYAQKKHGAERVAVVDWDVHHGNGTQDIFWDDPSVLYCSTHQMPLYPGTGAKSETGAGNIVNAPLAPQTGGEVFRDAFLSRVLPALDNFAPDLIIISAGFDAHHRDPLAEINLTEDDFDWATGQLMQRAARHSGNRLVSLLEGGYDLQGLAFSVAAHVGRLMKG, from the coding sequence ATGGCCACTCGTCTCTATACCCATCCGATCTTCCTCGAACACATCACGCCGCCCGGCCATCCCGAGCGGCCGGACCGTTTACGCGCCATAGAACGGGTGCTGGATGACGAGGCCTTCGCTGGGCTCGATCGCGTCAAGGCGCCGGAGGGCGATGAAGCGACCATCCTGTACGCCCATCCCGCCGATTTCGTCGCCCGCGTGCGTGCCGCCATTCCCGAGGAGGGCCTTGCCCGCATCGATGCCGACACCACCGCCAGCCCGAAGAGCTGGCAAGCGGTGATCACCGCGATCGGCGCCGCCAACGCCGCTGTCGACGACGTCTTTGCCGGCCGTGCCGACAATGTCTTCGTCGCCGCAAGGCCGCCCGGCCATCATGCCGAGAAGACCACCGCGATGGGCTTCTGTTTCTTCAACACGGCGGCGATTGCGGCGCGCTATGCGCAGAAGAAGCATGGCGCCGAGCGCGTCGCTGTCGTCGACTGGGACGTGCATCACGGCAACGGCACGCAGGATATCTTCTGGGACGATCCCTCGGTGCTCTATTGCTCGACGCATCAGATGCCGCTTTATCCCGGCACCGGCGCGAAGAGCGAGACTGGCGCCGGCAACATCGTCAACGCGCCCTTGGCGCCACAGACCGGCGGCGAGGTGTTTCGCGATGCCTTCCTGTCGCGGGTGCTGCCGGCGCTCGACAATTTCGCGCCCGATCTGATCATCATTTCGGCCGGCTTCGACGCGCATCACCGCGACCCGCTGGCCGAGATCAACCTGACCGAGGACGATTTCGACTGGGCGACTGGCCAGCTGATGCAGCGCGCTGCCCGCCACAGCGGCAACCGGCTCGTCAGCCTGCTCGAGGGCGGCTACGATCTGCAAGGACTGGCATTTTCGGTCGCCGCCCATGTCGGGCGACTGATGAAAGGATGA
- a CDS encoding exodeoxyribonuclease VII small subunit has translation MAAETNEDVKAMSFEQALDALEKIVDDLERGDVPLDQSIRIYERGEALKAHCDRLLKAAEDKVEKIRLSRDGKPVGTEPLDAE, from the coding sequence ATGGCTGCTGAGACCAACGAAGACGTCAAGGCGATGAGCTTCGAACAGGCACTCGACGCGCTGGAGAAGATCGTCGATGATCTGGAGCGTGGCGACGTGCCGCTCGACCAGTCGATCCGCATCTATGAGCGTGGCGAGGCGCTGAAGGCGCATTGCGACCGGCTGCTGAAGGCGGCCGAGGACAAGGTCGAAAAGATCCGGCTGTCGCGCGACGGCAAGCCGGTCGGAACCGAGCCGCTCGACGCGGAATGA
- a CDS encoding pirin — MSFFPGKDPEAGDAFASDQIELMVIPNAKDIGGFEVRRALPTAKRRLVGPFIFFDRMGPAILRGGQAMDVRPHPHIGLSTVTYLFDGKIRHRDSLGTEMVIQPGDVNLMTAGRGIVHSERTPEELRGTPMSISGLQTWLALPDGKEEVAPVFENTAALRLPDIDAEGVSGRVVIGDFQGLRSPVRADTETLYADLRLAPGASVKIPADAEERAIYTLQGEVAISGDVFPAERLLVFRPGDEIVVSSQTGAHFMLFGGASLGSQRYIWWNFVSSSKERIEQAKQEWKTGRFDIVPGDEEEFIPLPEN; from the coding sequence ATGAGCTTCTTTCCGGGGAAAGACCCTGAAGCCGGCGACGCCTTCGCCAGCGACCAGATCGAGTTGATGGTCATCCCGAACGCCAAGGACATTGGCGGCTTCGAGGTCCGTCGCGCTCTGCCGACCGCCAAGCGGCGGCTGGTTGGGCCGTTCATCTTCTTCGACCGCATGGGGCCAGCGATCCTGCGCGGCGGCCAGGCGATGGATGTTCGTCCGCATCCGCATATCGGCCTGTCGACAGTGACCTATCTGTTCGACGGCAAGATCCGTCATCGCGACTCTCTCGGCACCGAAATGGTCATCCAGCCCGGCGACGTGAACCTGATGACCGCCGGCCGCGGCATCGTGCATTCCGAGCGCACACCGGAGGAGCTGCGCGGCACACCAATGTCGATCTCCGGCCTGCAGACATGGCTGGCCTTACCGGATGGCAAGGAGGAGGTAGCGCCGGTGTTCGAGAACACCGCTGCCTTGCGGCTGCCCGATATCGATGCCGAAGGCGTCAGTGGCCGTGTCGTCATTGGTGATTTCCAGGGGCTGCGCTCCCCGGTGCGGGCCGACACCGAGACGCTCTACGCCGACCTCAGACTGGCGCCCGGCGCCAGCGTGAAGATCCCGGCCGATGCGGAGGAGCGCGCCATCTACACGCTGCAAGGCGAGGTCGCGATTTCGGGCGACGTCTTTCCGGCCGAACGGCTGCTGGTGTTCCGGCCCGGCGACGAGATCGTCGTATCGTCGCAGACCGGTGCGCATTTCATGCTGTTCGGCGGAGCCTCGCTCGGCTCGCAGCGCTACATCTGGTGGAATTTCGTTTCCTCGTCCAAGGAGCGCATCGAACAGGCCAAGCAGGAATGGAAGACGGGCCGCTTCGATATCGTTCCTGGAGATGAGGAAGAGTTCATCCCGCTGCCGGAAAACTAA
- a CDS encoding 1-deoxy-D-xylulose-5-phosphate synthase: MNATPHTPLLDKVRIPADLRALDESELPQLASELRLELVDAVSRTGGHLGAGLGVVELTVALHYVFNTPEDRLIWDVGHQAYPHKILTGRRDRIRTLRQEGGLSGFTRRAESEYDPFGAAHSSTSISAGLGMAAARDLSGGRNNVIAVIGDGAMSAGMAYEAMNNAGALDARLIVILNDNDMSIAPPTGAMSAYLARLASGKAYAGLRDFGKKLTSYLGKRADRAITRAVEHARGYVTGGTLFEELGFYHIGPIDGHNLEHLIPVLKNVRDNGEGPVLIHVVTQKGKGYAPAEAAADKYHGVNKFDVITGAQAKAPANAPAYTKVFAESLIQEAREDDRIVAVTAAMPSGTGLDLFGEVFPSRTFDVGIAEQHAVTFAAGLATEGYKPFAAIYSTFLQRAYDQVVHDVAIQKLPVRFPIDRAGFVGADGATHCGAFDTTFLASLPGFVVMAAADEAELRHMVRTAAAYDGGPIAFRYPRGNGVGVDMPERGSVLELGKGRIVREGTKVALLSFGTRLQDCLIAAEELGAAGLSTTVADARFAKPLDEDLIRRLARSHEVLVTVEEGAIGGFASHVLQFLAHEGLLESGLKVRPLVLPDVFADHAKPEKMYADAGLDAAGIVRTVFTALGHTARAQRA; encoded by the coding sequence GTGAACGCAACGCCACATACGCCGCTTCTCGACAAGGTTCGCATTCCGGCGGATTTGCGCGCGCTTGACGAGAGCGAGCTGCCGCAACTGGCATCCGAGCTTCGCCTCGAATTGGTCGACGCGGTGTCGCGCACCGGCGGTCATCTCGGCGCCGGCCTCGGCGTGGTCGAACTGACGGTGGCGCTGCATTACGTCTTCAACACGCCGGAGGACCGGCTGATCTGGGATGTCGGCCATCAGGCCTATCCGCACAAGATCCTGACCGGGCGGCGAGACCGCATCCGCACGCTGCGCCAGGAAGGCGGCCTGTCCGGCTTCACCCGCCGTGCCGAGAGCGAGTACGATCCCTTCGGCGCCGCCCACTCCTCGACATCGATATCGGCCGGCCTCGGCATGGCCGCCGCCCGCGACCTCTCCGGCGGCCGCAACAATGTCATCGCCGTCATCGGCGATGGCGCCATGTCGGCGGGCATGGCCTATGAGGCGATGAACAATGCCGGCGCGCTCGATGCCCGGCTCATCGTCATCCTCAACGACAACGACATGTCGATCGCGCCGCCGACGGGCGCTATGAGCGCCTATCTGGCGCGGCTCGCCTCGGGCAAGGCCTATGCCGGCCTGCGTGACTTCGGCAAGAAGCTGACCTCCTACCTCGGCAAGCGCGCCGATCGTGCGATCACAAGGGCGGTCGAGCATGCACGCGGTTATGTCACCGGCGGCACGCTGTTCGAGGAGCTCGGCTTCTATCACATCGGCCCGATCGACGGTCACAATCTCGAGCATCTGATCCCGGTTCTGAAAAACGTCCGCGACAATGGCGAAGGCCCGGTGCTGATCCATGTCGTCACCCAGAAGGGCAAGGGCTACGCGCCGGCGGAAGCCGCCGCCGACAAGTATCACGGTGTCAACAAATTCGACGTCATCACCGGAGCGCAGGCCAAGGCGCCCGCCAACGCACCGGCCTACACCAAGGTTTTCGCCGAAAGCCTGATCCAGGAGGCTCGTGAGGACGACCGTATTGTCGCCGTCACCGCCGCCATGCCGAGCGGCACGGGGCTGGACCTGTTCGGCGAAGTGTTCCCGTCAAGGACCTTCGATGTCGGCATCGCCGAGCAACATGCGGTGACCTTCGCCGCCGGTCTCGCGACGGAAGGCTACAAGCCGTTCGCGGCGATTTATTCGACCTTCCTGCAGCGCGCCTATGACCAGGTCGTGCATGACGTCGCAATCCAGAAACTGCCGGTGCGCTTTCCCATCGATCGCGCCGGCTTCGTCGGCGCCGACGGCGCCACCCATTGCGGCGCGTTCGACACCACCTTCCTGGCAAGCCTGCCGGGCTTTGTAGTCATGGCGGCCGCCGACGAGGCGGAGCTGCGCCACATGGTGCGCACCGCGGCAGCCTATGATGGCGGCCCGATCGCCTTCCGCTATCCGCGCGGCAATGGCGTCGGCGTCGACATGCCGGAGCGCGGCTCGGTTCTCGAACTCGGCAAGGGCCGCATCGTCAGGGAAGGCACCAAGGTGGCGTTGCTGTCCTTCGGCACGCGCTTGCAGGATTGCCTGATCGCTGCCGAGGAGCTTGGCGCAGCCGGGCTTTCGACCACCGTTGCCGATGCCCGCTTCGCCAAGCCGCTCGACGAGGATCTGATCCGGCGGCTGGCCCGCTCGCACGAGGTTCTGGTGACGGTGGAGGAGGGCGCCATCGGCGGCTTCGCCAGCCATGTGCTGCAGTTCCTTGCCCATGAAGGATTGCTGGAAAGCGGCCTGAAGGTGCGCCCGCTGGTGCTGCCCGATGTGTTCGCCGATCACGCCAAGCCGGAAAAAATGTATGCCGATGCCGGCCTCGATGCCGCTGGCATTGTGCGCACCGTATTCACGGCGCTTGGGCATACGGCCCGCGCCCAGCGCGCCTGA
- a CDS encoding glutathione-dependent formaldehyde-activating enzyme superfamily, protein MLTGTCHCGATHWTLEGDPGPVTACNCTLCRRYGTLWAYDYADERIRVSGPMGSYTRAGKDTPSLEILFCPTCACVLAWRGLHTGASGRTRIAVNVRLAPPEAVADLPIDHFDGLDTYDDLPRDGRCVRDMWF, encoded by the coding sequence ATGCTGACGGGAACCTGCCACTGTGGCGCAACCCACTGGACCCTGGAAGGCGATCCCGGGCCGGTGACGGCTTGCAACTGCACGCTTTGCCGACGCTATGGCACGCTCTGGGCCTATGACTATGCCGATGAACGCATCCGCGTTTCCGGACCGATGGGCAGCTATACGCGCGCCGGAAAGGACACGCCGTCGCTCGAAATCCTGTTCTGCCCGACCTGCGCTTGCGTTCTGGCGTGGCGCGGCTTGCATACCGGCGCCTCCGGTCGAACACGCATTGCGGTCAATGTGCGGCTGGCGCCGCCCGAGGCCGTCGCCGATCTGCCGATCGACCATTTCGACGGCCTCGACACATATGACGACCTGCCCCGCGACGGGCGTTGCGTGCGCGATATGTGGTTCTAG
- a CDS encoding hemolysin A: protein MNSPLPASTRQRLDDLLVQRGLFASRSRARDAVERGTVTVDGVLARKPGQNVSPQCLVAIDDPAQGYVSRAALKLIGGLDHFSLDPAGREALDIGASTGGFTQVLLERGASHVTAIDVGHGQMHPDVGKHPRVTVIEGLNARDLTIDDLAGRVPGFIVSDVSFISLKLALPPALAIAEPGAAAVFLVKPQFEAGREAIGKGGLLKDPFDAARVAGMLQDWLDAVPGWRSLGLHLSPIEGGDGNREFLLGGIKDR from the coding sequence ATGAACTCGCCTCTGCCAGCCAGCACCCGCCAGCGGCTCGACGACTTGCTCGTCCAGCGCGGCCTGTTTGCCAGCCGCTCGCGTGCCCGCGACGCGGTCGAACGCGGCACGGTGACGGTTGACGGCGTCCTTGCCCGCAAGCCCGGTCAGAACGTTTCGCCGCAATGCCTTGTTGCCATTGACGATCCGGCGCAGGGCTATGTCTCGCGCGCTGCGCTGAAGCTCATCGGCGGGCTCGACCACTTCAGCCTCGATCCGGCCGGCCGCGAAGCGCTCGACATCGGTGCCTCGACCGGCGGTTTCACCCAGGTGCTTCTGGAACGCGGTGCCTCCCATGTCACGGCAATCGATGTCGGGCACGGCCAGATGCATCCCGATGTCGGCAAGCACCCGCGCGTGACGGTCATCGAGGGGCTCAATGCCCGCGATCTCACCATCGATGATCTTGCCGGCCGTGTTCCGGGTTTCATTGTCTCCGACGTCAGCTTCATTTCACTCAAACTGGCGCTGCCGCCCGCGCTCGCGATTGCCGAGCCTGGCGCCGCCGCAGTCTTTCTGGTCAAACCGCAATTCGAGGCGGGCCGCGAGGCGATCGGCAAGGGCGGCCTGCTGAAAGACCCCTTCGATGCCGCCCGTGTCGCCGGCATGCTGCAGGATTGGCTGGATGCCGTTCCCGGCTGGCGCTCGCTCGGCCTGCATCTGTCGCCGATCGAAGGCGGCGACGGCAATCGCGAATTCCTGCTCGGTGGGATCAAGGATCGATGA
- a CDS encoding RNA methyltransferase, whose protein sequence is MSARFTIKKLGAQGDGIAETESGDLFIPFTLPGEVVTAARERDRAALMAVLEAAPLRIGPACRHFTECGGCALQHFEAEAYRQWKREKVVHALKGFDCEIDALVACAPHTRRRVVLAARRSDAGMLLGFNRHLSPEIISISECPISLPEILAALDRLRALADLICATTKSFRMAVTVTGSGLDVAVHESGKLGEHQRRIASNFVLAQGFARLSIDDEIIIEPRKPVVMFGSVAVAVPPGAFLQATEAAEQTMAEIVGTHLKRAKKVADLFAGCGSFALRLAAKSEVHAVEGDAAALSALDRGARFAAGLKRVTGERRDLFRRPLTFKELSAFDGLVFDPPRAGAEDQSKQIARSDVPFVAAVSCNPVTLARDLRILTDGGYQLKSVTPIDQFLWSPHVEAVALLEKPRRRRG, encoded by the coding sequence ATGAGCGCGCGCTTCACCATCAAAAAGCTTGGCGCCCAGGGCGACGGCATAGCCGAAACCGAAAGCGGCGATCTGTTCATTCCCTTCACGCTTCCTGGCGAGGTTGTCACCGCCGCGCGCGAAAGAGATCGCGCCGCGCTGATGGCCGTGCTGGAAGCCGCGCCGCTGCGCATCGGACCCGCCTGCCGCCATTTCACCGAATGCGGCGGCTGTGCTCTCCAGCATTTCGAGGCCGAGGCCTATCGCCAGTGGAAACGCGAGAAGGTGGTGCACGCCCTGAAGGGCTTTGATTGCGAGATCGACGCGCTGGTCGCCTGCGCGCCGCACACGCGCCGCCGTGTCGTGCTTGCCGCCCGGCGCAGCGATGCCGGCATGCTGCTCGGCTTCAACCGCCATCTGTCGCCGGAAATCATTTCCATATCCGAATGCCCGATCTCGCTGCCCGAAATTCTCGCCGCGCTCGACCGGTTGCGGGCGCTTGCCGATTTGATATGCGCCACCACCAAATCGTTCCGGATGGCGGTCACCGTGACCGGTTCCGGCCTCGACGTCGCGGTGCATGAGTCCGGCAAGCTCGGCGAACACCAGCGCCGCATCGCTTCCAATTTTGTCCTGGCGCAAGGCTTTGCCAGACTGTCCATCGATGACGAGATCATCATCGAACCAAGGAAGCCCGTGGTGATGTTCGGCAGCGTTGCCGTCGCCGTGCCGCCGGGCGCCTTCCTGCAGGCGACCGAGGCAGCTGAACAGACCATGGCCGAGATCGTTGGCACACATCTTAAGCGCGCCAAGAAGGTCGCCGATCTTTTCGCCGGCTGCGGCAGCTTTGCCTTGCGGTTGGCGGCAAAGTCGGAAGTCCATGCGGTGGAGGGCGATGCGGCGGCCCTTTCAGCGCTCGACCGGGGGGCACGTTTCGCCGCCGGCCTGAAGCGGGTGACGGGCGAACGCCGGGACCTGTTTCGCCGGCCGCTGACGTTCAAGGAATTGAGCGCCTTCGACGGCCTTGTCTTCGATCCGCCGCGCGCCGGCGCCGAGGACCAGTCGAAGCAGATCGCCCGCTCGGATGTTCCCTTCGTTGCCGCGGTGTCCTGCAATCCGGTGACGCTGGCTCGCGACCTGCGCATCCTCACCGACGGCGGCTATCAACTGAAAAGCGTGACGCCGATCGACCAGTTCCTGTGGTCGCCCCATGTCGAGGCGGTCGCTCTGCTGGAGAAGCCGAGGAGAAGGCGCGGCTGA